Within the Cervus elaphus chromosome 13, mCerEla1.1, whole genome shotgun sequence genome, the region TGAAGTATGTAtaggatgaaaagaaataaaagtcatgaGGACTATATGAATGTAATCAAGATACAAAATAATTTAGGCACTGAGAAAATGCAACTGTGATGATCATATCTACTCATTAAAGAGACTTaccttggggttgcaaagtaaAAGAATGCCTAGAGTAGAAAGTGTGTCTCAGTTTATCTATGTTAGTACAAAGCTAAGTAAACAATATCTCAAAGTTGGAGCCAAGGATGGCATTTTTACTAGTATAGTTAGACCTGCCCTAAAAAGACTCCATAtctccccctcaaaaaaaaaagtccacaacTACTTTCCCAACCCCAATTGTTTATAACAGTATTATTAGCTAATGGTTCTCAGATACTCTTAAAGAGGGTGTGGTACATTCTCTACATAAATTCTTCTTttcacattcagaaaaaaaaaagctgatgtaATAGGTCAAATTGTATTAAGTTTCTTAAGAGAAAAATGCTAGATAACTCAGGATAAAGAATTCATTCATATGGAAAAGTCCAGTAAAAAGAAGCAGGATCATATTTATCATGAAGTTGCCTACTATTTGTGATGCATTCCACAGAATtgctttattttgtaattaaatatgggcttcccttgtggctcagctggtaaagaatctgcctgcaatgtaggagacttgggttcaatccctgggttgggaagatcccttggagaagggaaaggttacccagtccagtattctggcctagagaattccatggactgtatagttcatggggttgcagagtcggacacaactgagcaactttcatttcactttgtaATTAAATATAGAAGGGTCTTAAAGCTTGTATCAAAATTAGTATTAATACAAAAAGACATTTATATTTGATTCATAAAAGGTTTACTTTAAAAAggactcaaaatattttcttaaaaattggcacttccttggtggcccagtggtgaagccGCCACCTACCAAGGAagaggacacaagttcaatccctgatccaggagctaaggccccacatgccacagggcaaggaagctgaaactctaattgACTTTATTGAGAAATACATGAATCAGGCAGCATCCTATTGAGCAACTAGAGGGGTGCTAGGAAGGGTTGTAAAAAATGGAAGCATTTTATAGGAAGAAGGGTGGGGCAAGGTAGTtcttagcaaaagaaaagaaagaactacTTTTAGGCTAAAACATCTTTAGGGGGAAGGGTTGAAGGGTTTTATTACATAGATGGCTTCCTCTTCTTGAGGATAGAGAGCACCCATATGGCAGATGGTGTGTgcctagctgctcagtcatgtctgactctttgtgactccatggactgtagcccgccagagtcctctgtccatgggattctccaggcaagaatactcgagtgggtagccattcccttttccaggggatcttcccaacccagggattgaacccaggtctcccacattgcaggtagattctttattatctgagccaccagggaagcccatggcagATTATCACATTGGTATTGACCAGAAAACTCTAGACTGATTGATTAAGACTACATTTCTGagagaactctcctacactgttggtgggaatgtaagttggttcagccactgtgaaaaatggtaagaaggttcctcagaaaactagagtagaattactgtatgatccagcaattccattcctgggcatatatccagacaaaactctaatccaAAAAGATTCATGCAATCCTATGTTCATAGAAACACagttcacaatagtcaagacatggaaacaacttaaatgtccatcgaaagatgaatggaaaaagatgtggtacattcatacaatggaatactgtgtgtgttgcatgttaagtcacttcagtcatgtccgactctttgcaaccctatggactgcagcctgccaggctcctctgtccaagggattttccaggcaagaatactggagtggcttgccatgccctcctccagaggatcttcccaacccagtgatcaaactcacatcactttacatctcctgcattggcagatgggttcttcaccactagctccaaaatggaatactacttaggaattaaaaaaaaaaaaagaaagaatgccatttgcagcaatatataTGCAACCAGAGAttagcaagtcagacagagaaagataaatacagtatgatatcacttacatatggaatctaaatatatgacacaaatgaacctatctacaaaacaggaacagtCTTGTGGACACAGAAAACAGTCCtgtagttgccaagggggagggggttgggggaaggtagagagagagattggggttagcagatatgggctattatatacagaatggataaacagcaaggtcctactgtatagcacagagaattatattccatatcctatgataaatcataatggaaaagaatataaatatgtatatataatttgtataattgaatcactttgctatacagcagaaataaacTGCTACAATTGTGAAACAATTTCACAACCTTGTAAGTCAactattcttcatttttcttttttttataaaaagaccACATCTCTGGTGAAGGTTGAAACTGAAATTAGGTTAGATCTTAAATCTAGGTTTGGTATCATGGGCTTTAGCACAAGTGACACCATTTTGGGCATGTGGTTTTTCTCTTTAACACCCTGATATAATAAagcaacaaaatagaaatagcaaTGCCTACATTTTTGTTGAATCTCAAAAATCTGTTTTAGTTtgtctttttaacttttctgGTATTATCTATTGTATTAAAGAAAGGGGGTGGTGGTATTAAATTTGGTTCCTGCACATTCCAACCTCTTTATTCCTTAATGACAAAGAAATCTGTAGGAAATACTGGTAAAACTGAACCAAAATCAAGAGTATTCTAGCCTCTGACATGCCTCCAATTAATTCAGGTAACACTGTGAATTACTGTGCGTGGACAACACAGTGCTATGGAAGAACTGTGggagatttaaagaaaaactgtgTGTGCGCTCATGTATATCACCTCTGTCCAATATTATTTATACTCTTGTAGTTAGGacatataaacataaaaaaaggTGAACTACTCAGTCTCCTAATACATATAACAAGTGTCAAGAGTGGAACCACCATAATGCCTGGGGAGGTAAAGGCAGGAGAAATGACAGAAGAGACCAACTTGAGCCAGATATTGAATGATGAATTTAGAGGAGAGCAGAAGGCAAATAGCATGACCCAAGAAGGGTATAAAAAGAGCTATACTGGAGGATTTCTattggggaggagagggagaaagggttAAGAAGTCAAGCTGAAGCCAGATTATAAAACTGTAATACCAGCTTTAGAGGTCTGGGCTTCATTCAAGTAACAGTGGTTCTGAGATTCCAGTATATACAATAATCACCCAGAGCAGACTGGTGACTAGACAGATATTAACTCCTGAGATTCTAATTCAACAGATTTGGGATGGTCCCAGAAAACTGCATTTGGTAAAATGTTAGATTCCCCAGGTGATTCCTGttcaggtggtccagtggcaaaccTTGTAACACTCTACCTGAAGAAAGAAAGATTAAGAATCCTTTTCTATCCTACTAACTTGCAAATTTTACATCCATTTTCCATAAGTTTGAAAACACCTAACTGCTAGGCCCAGAAGTTTTTTCTATAGCTTAATCTGATATTTCTCCAGTATTTGGCACTGACCCTGCCACTGTTTACATGTTGAAAACTATCTTGTGTTAATAATACTAATGTATTATTAGTTCtggttctctctgtctctttgatCTCTATACCATTCTCTGGCCTCTCATATGTtgccttcattttgttttctcaggATTCTGACTTTGGTCCTCTACATTTTTCCCTTCATGAGTTCATTCACTCCTAGTGAGTAAGGAGAACCGTCATGCCAACTTCAGAAGTTTAGACTTTGTCctgtagaccaaaaaaaaaaaaaagttataaaggtTTCTGAACAGTGGAATGTTATACAGAAAGGAATTTTCTGGAATCATTACCTTGGAAATCATCTGCAAAAAGGGATTAGAGGTAGGAGAAATAGGATGGAGTGAGAATAATTAGGAGACTATCAAAATTAACAGACATTTAGAGTCATCACCAAAGTGTGGCTTCAGAATGAAAATGTTAAGTTTTCTAACAGATCTTCCCTTTCAGAAAGTAGTCTCATTTCAATAAATTAATAGGTAAAGTACTTCTAGAAATACTGGTTTCATTATCATGTGAGTTTTAAGAAATAACTATAATTTAACAAATCAGATCCTTTGCAATGTTAACCACAGATAATAAAAATTTGACATGTCATCATTCTAACACCAATGTGAGTTTTTATCCTCCGAAACAAGTGGCATAGGATTCTACATATTTGATCCTTACATTTGATAAGTTTAGGTCttccattgtgtgtgttagtcactcagtcatgcccaactctttgcaaccccatggactatagcccagcaggttcctctgtccatggaattctccaggccagaatactgcagtggttagccattcccttctctaggggatcttttccacccagggattgaacctgggtctcctgcattgcaggtagattctttactttttgagccaccagggaagcccaggtcttCCATTATGGAGTCAATAAATCACTAATACATACATTATTCACAAATTTCATGTCTTCTTTTGACATGAAGTAATGAAAAAATTAAGTATtaagtaaattaattatttacttaAGTATTAAGTTATTAAGTAAATTAAGTATTTAATTAAGTATTAAGTAAAAGTATTTGCCTTACCTAGTATGAGTATATTCAAGATAAATTCATACTCATTGGTAGTCTATGCCTTATACACAGTATTTTATATAACTGAATATGTGAAGTTTTCAAAATGGACAGATAAAATAGTATTTAGAAATGATATTCTACGTGAAGTAATTCAggcaaagataaatatcatatgatatcacttacatatgttatcttaaaaatgacacaaatgaacttattcacaaaatatTAACAGACTGAGACACAgacaacaaacttatggttaccaaaagggaaaggggaaggaaggacaaattaggagtttggaattaatagatatatactattatatatatatataatagacaaaaaacaaggtcctactgcatagcacagggcactatactcaatattttataataacttataaagggaaaagaatctgaaaaaatatatatatatacatatacagactgaatcactttgctgtatacttgaaactaacacacactGTAAATAACTATATAGCTCAGTTAAAAGAAAAGATACTCTAAACATTCTAGAATCTTCGAAAAAGAGACACAAGACACCTAAATTAGGTGTAACCCTCCAGCCACCTTATTCAGTAAGTAAAACAATTTATTGGCTGTTCTTTCTCAAGTGATCCACACTGGGAGATGCTAAACCTTTATAAAGATCAATTTTAACTCTCACTACAAGAAAAGTCAGGGAGATGGAAATTATTGCTCCCTAATGTATGATCTTGGGAAAGTTATTCCAGCATTTTCTTACTTTCCAGAGCACTGTCCTCATTATATATTGTGAAGATAAAACTAGGTATCTGTTGAAGGTTCTTGGAGCACCTTGGGCCAGGAGAGCTATAGAAAGACATAGTACAGTTATTTTCAAATCTactatttctcttgctttttccctcTTGTTCTAGCCTCCTGGGAAATGAAACAAACTTGGGTGTCATCTTCTGCTTAATAACCTTTCATGTAGTTGAAATTGCTATTCTCCACAAGTACCtcaagcaaattttttttaaaggagaattgCCTGAACTATAAAATAGCAATCTAGGGCTGTGAGTCAGCATTTCACCCACACAcatcaaaatgatttaaaataggTAACACATAATCTTTTTGAAAGACATacacttctttggagaaactctGAGAAAATTGGAGTTTGCAAGTTTTTGAATAGTTTATTACATTTCAATAAGTGTATTGtgaatcaataaagcaaaagttcaGGACAACGAGCTCACTACCAAGCCAATTATTGATCCTCAAGTTCCAAAATAGAATAGTACAGGAAGGGTACAGAGAAAATAGGACTTTTTTCTTAAGACACTTTAAGAATCTAAGGAacccaatcctaaagaaattgTATAAGACACAAAGAATTTTCAACAGCTACTTAAGATATTTACTCAACTCAATTTTTCATCTTTTGATAATTAGAAActctatttcattttctgtctttaaaatatcTGATTCAAGTCAAAGGAGTTTGCAAAAAATGAATAATACCTTTTATTGATTCATTTGTTCTTTCAGCTTCTTACAGATCTTCCTCTCTTGGCTTTGAAAAGCCTACCTTACTGGCTATTTATATCACTGTCTTAGCTTGGGCTGTTAGAACAAAATACCATACACTTacggtggcttaaacaacagaaatttattttcttatagctCTGcaggctagaagttcaagatcGGGGCACCAGCATGGTCAGTTTCTGGTAAAGGTTCTCTTCCTCGTTTGTAAAAGGCCTCCTTCtcacttcatcttcacatggccgGAAGAGAAAGGGTGAGTAAATTCTCTGGTGTTTCTTCTTCtgaggacactaatcccatcatgagggcatCCATTCTCATGATGTGTTAACCCTGATAaccttccaaaggccccatctGAAAATACCATCACTTGGGAGACTTCAACATATGCACTTTGAGGGGGAAGGACACAGAAatacactaaaagaaaaaatgacactGGGTCCAAATCACTAagtcaataaaatggaaataaacaaatCAACTTGTTATCAAGTAATTCCAGTAGAAAGCTTCCCTTTTTATTCCTGTTATATAGCAATCTAAATCAACAAGAAAAGAACTTCCTAAAAAATTTATGAACACTAATTTAATTAAacagtaacttttaaaaaccaaagacaaacaatatgacacacactgttttgttaaaaaactgagaaacagaatattaaccaagaatattaaacaaaaacaacttttagTCCCCCATCCCCTGTTCCTATATCAACTAAAGAttcttaaaataacttaaaagcaCTTGGATATTCTTGGAAAGTAATATTAAAATGTACAATAACACTTCTGCATTTTCATAGATAGAAGAATAGTAAACTGCATATTCGTTTATTCAAAATACGGAAAtctgaaatattaaaacaaatttgaCAGAATTATAATTTGTTTGTACTGGGTTTTACCTACCTTTAACACAAATAGTGATTTTTATTACATACCACATATATTTGAAGgcataagaaatatatttttcttgatcATACAAAATGCTTCACTGCAAAAAGCTTAAATACAACTCTCTAGGAACATTTCCATGTTCTTACCAATGACCATAAAGTGAAGAGAAGGATTTTTCAAATTTCTGAGTGTCAGTGTAGGGGAAAGTGGGATGGAAGATGACTGAGATCCACAGTTTAGGTGACTGGCAAGGTCATCCAATTAGGAGGCTGCAGAGTTGTGGATGGAACCCAGGATTTTCTTATCTAAAAATGCTGCAGATTAGTGTACTCAAGAATAAGGGGCTTTGGAATCTAATTATGGCTGTCAAAACGTTCAAAACTCAATTAGGTGTGTGTATGGTCCATTGGTGTCGAGTTTTAACACCTGCCTATTACCGTAAGTACCGTGTTTCACGACAACCCCAGCTTCAGCACACTTGCTATTAGCAGCTAATTCTTTTTTACAGAGATTCACAAATTGGGAATAAAGTTCTAATCCCTCTTCTTTTCCAGAGTTACAGTGATACTGCATGCTTCTTCCTTTTACTCTACCCCCAAGGGTGGCTTGAGGGATGATAAGAATGTTGCCAGGTAGATCCAATATAGAGACGTGCTTGCCATTTTCTGTTTCACTTAATTTCACATTTAACAGTGTATTAACTGggtgaggaagaaagggaaaacattttaaagtaaaaaacaagcatgaaaaaaaaaaaacagttttctaCTCAGCAAATTTCATGTTGAAAATCCAGTTTGTCAGCTCATGCTTTTAACCCAAAGTCTCTATTTAGATTTCAAAAATGGCTTCAGTAAGCTAAATGATCTAAGCATGAAAAACAAGGAAGATTTCAAGCAGAAAATGGCATAATGTTTTAAATGTGACTTGGCAGTTAGGATCTTCCTGCAATAAAATCATCCAGGAAAGACTACAGAATTAAGCATATACCAGAACTTAAAAATATTGCTTCCCTGAGGGATATATGAGaagattttgcctttttgttcctttttttaatcttaaagcaAATCctactggaaaagaccatgacaGATCCTCCACACACATATTATGCTTTATaacaaagaatattaaataaaaaccttagtgcatttattattttaaacttagttGCCTAGAGTTCTAAGCTGAAACAAAGATTCCAGGTTCAATTCTGTTACAAACTAGCTGATTTTGGAGTTTTATAACCTCAAAGGCATTATTAACATAGACTAATCATTTCATCAATACAAACATCACCAGTGGAGAAGGATCAAGGTGAAAGGTATAATTATCAGAAATTCattgtcaaaaaaataaaagaaaagaaattcattgTCAACTGGAAAAGTAAACCCAAAGGCATAGAGTTACTGGCATTATCGTCACATACATACAGGAAAATATGGGATTATTACTTTTAAGCCATTTACCAAAGTACACTCACAGCTAGTAAGAAGTGTCAAAATAACCATAAATATTTATGTGagctaaaaaaaatgtaaacttagAGAACTTTTATATTTCAATACTGGCCAGTTTTCAAAACAATAAGCAAAAGATATGCCTAATATAAACACTCAGGGTCTTTCTACCTCTACAAAGGGTATAAATAACTTCTGCTTATAAAGAATAGTCCTGAGAGGGCACAAATGGTAAAAGAATTACTGAAACCTCACATTCCTTTGTGAATAATCAGGCTTGAAAAGCTATGGTTTCTGGTGGGGTATCAATGGTTTCAATTTTAGAAAGCCTGTAGCAAATATCAGCAAGGATTCAATAAGGCTTTTACTCTACAAATCAAGGAATTAACCTGGTGAAAACCTGCCAAGGTGAACACCCTTGCATGCTAAGCTATGCATTAAGCACTATCAATTTTCATTTAACTAAtacctattttaaaatacttctaatTTTCTCTATTATAAATAGGACTTTGCTATATAGCCAGCGGTCCTTATTGATTGCTTTTAAGGAAACTCTAATTCTCCAGAGCATTTCATTCCACAGAAATCACTACCCAGCTATCCAGGCCTCAGGCCAGTGACAGACTAAGAAGGCAGTTTTGAAATAACAGGCCAGAAaggtaaatataatttattatacttCCATACACCTCCCTCTACTGGCTCTGAGAATTCAATTAGTGCTGTTGGCATACAAACATGGGCTTCCCctatggctcaagcagtaaagaatctgccttcaatgcaggagacacaggagatgggggttcaattccccagtcaggaagattcccgtggagaaggaaatggcaacctactccagtattcttgcctggagaatcccacagacagaggagtctgtccagagttgaaaagagtcagacatgagtaagTATGCATGCACTGATGATTGATAACACAAATAtcagttgttactgttgtttagttactaagtcaacgtctgactcttttcggaccccagggactgtagcccaccaggcttctctgagcatggattctccatgcaagaatactggagctggttgccatgccacgggatcttcccaatccagggactgaacctgtatctcctgcattgcaggcagattctttaccactgagccaccaatatCAGCATGTAAAAGTAAACACAAATACAAATGTCAGTAACTGGAATTAAAATGAGATGATGAATTAATggcatcttggggcttcccttggggctcagctggtaaagaatgtgcctgcaatgcgggagacctaggttcaatccctccgttaggaagatcccctggaggagggaaaggctacccactctagagaattccatggacagtacagtccatggtgtcgcaaagagtcagacacaattgaatggctttcactttcacttcgctttcacttttcggAAACTCAAGTATCATCTAATGATGAATATGGGAAGCAAAGCTTTGACAGGGCCCCTGAATCTCTGTCCAATTATACTGAAGATGAATTGAGGAAGATGATGCACATTTCTACGTTAGTCATGCTATTTCAGACTTTATGGCTGTAATTGGTTGTTATGTTCCCAAGAGGTACATGATTTGATTGGAAAGATCTGAATCCATATGATAAGTATGAGGTGGTCTGTTTAAGAGAATCCCATCACACTGGCTTACTTTGCCTCCTAGAATAGAGGGAAGTATAAGCTACTTCTATCAATAATAGATAGACTTGTTTTGCTTATAACTCACACCAGTAGAATGTGATTCTTAAGAGTCACAGTTCTTTACTGAGAATCATGATATATAAAAGCTTTGTGTTACAGACTGTCCACTAGAAGAGTTAAGGCGGACTTTTAACTGACCACAATCTCACGCACGTATTCAAAGTAAACTCAGAAAGACATACACGAATGTACACAGGATTTAATTACTACATAACAAAATGTGGTTTGGGTTTGGCTGGTTCATTTTGCCTTATTATAATTATGATCcatttaagaatatataaaaacaacTTTAGAAAGTCAACATTAAGTCATGAAAAAAATGCCCTTCCTGTTTTTGAAGATTTCTACTATATACTTTTTATGGTCAAGAAGACCTTAattcaaagcagaaacagacagaACGCCCAATATCCAAGCATTAAATCCCTGCAATCATCCTCTTTAACAATagacctcattttattttctctttaaacacTTTAAAGCTCCCTATTATCCTCCAGATTCAAATTTCAAACTATTACAGTTACTGGCTTTCCATCCTTACCTGTCACAGGCCCTTCTCAAGTCTAGTTTGCAACTTCTGACAAAGTTGTCAAACATGTTTGA harbors:
- the DTD2 gene encoding D-aminoacyl-tRNA deacylase 2; the encoded protein is MADSGRTPQARALLQQCLHARLQVRPAEGDVEAEWVEVQRGLVIYVCFFKGADKELLPKMVNTLLNVKLSETENGKHVSILDLPGNILIIPQATLGGRVKGRSMQYHCNSGKEEGLELYSQFVNLCKKELAANSKCAEAGVVVKHGTYGNRQVLKLDTNGPYTHLIEF